The Eggerthella guodeyinii sequence GGCGGCGGCGCTCGATGGGTTCGTGGACGGTGCGACCACCGTGTACCGCGCGTTCGATTCGTATGCGTCGCGCGTGCTGTACAACCGCGCGCGGCGCGGCGCGGGCGCTCCGGCGCGTGCGTCCGCGGACGTGGACAAGCGCGTTGAGCTGGTTCCCGATTCCTACTACCTGTGCCATCTGGAGATCACGCAGCTTCTGGAGCACTCGTTCGAGCGTACCGAGGAGGCGCTGCGGTTCGGGCAGCGGGCCATCGAGATAGGGCCGGCGACGGCTGCCGGGTACCGGCAGCTCGGACGCGCGTACATGCTGGTGGGCGACATGGAGAATGCGGCCGAGGTGCTGCAGGAAGGGCTGCTGATCGCCGTGCAGCCGAACGACATCGCCATGGCCTACTACCAGCTGGCGTACGTGCTGTGGAAGGCGGGGCGACCTCAGGCTGGCGCGGCGTGCTACCTCAAATCGCTCATGACCTCGTCGTCGATGGCGTTGCAGGCCACGGCTGAGCTGCAGGAGCTCGTCGAGGAGACGGGTGTCGTGCTGCCGGGGAAGGAGATCGTCGACGAGGCGTTGGCGGAGCATGCGGTGCCGGTGGCGCCGACCGCCGAGGTGCTTGACGCGCTGGGCTCGGGCGCGGCGGCGGCCGTCGATGCCGGCCTGTTCCCTGTGGCCCGCAACCTGCTGGCGCTGCGTCTGCGTTACCGTCCGGACGACGCGCTCGTGAACGTGCTCCGTTCGTTGGGCGAGTGATGGCGGTCGCGCTGCAGTTTGCGCTACAATAGACCGATTCAGAACGCGCGAGACGAAGGATACGCCATGGCTTTGCAAGCTCCCGAAGGAACGAAAGACCTCCTGCCCGACGAGGCGAAATTCTGGGCGTATTTCAAGGCGACGGCAGCCGATTTGTTCGGCCGCTACGGATACGTGACCATCGAGACGCCCATCTTCGAGCAGACGGAGCTGTTCGTGCGCGGTATCGGCGAGGCGACCGACGTCGTGTCGAAGGAGATGTTCACGGCCATCTCGGGCGAGAACCTCAACAAGCTGGTGGCCGGCGGAACCATCAAGGTGAAGAGCCGCCTGTCGCTGCGCCCCGAAGGCACGGCCGGCGTGGTGCGCGCGGTCGCGCAGCACGACCTCGTGCCGCAGGGTGCGGCTCCTGCGAAGCTCATGTACGCCGGTCCGATGTTTCGTGCCGAGCGTCCTCAGAAGGGCCGCCAGCGTCAGTTCAACCAGGTGGGCATCGAGTGCCTGGGTGCCGAGGATCCCAGCGTGGACGCCGAGGGCATCATCATGCTCATGCGCTTCTTCGCGACCATCGGCATCCCCGTGGAATCCACGCGGCTGCTGGTGAACTCGATGGGGTGCGAGCAATGCCGCCCCGCCTACCGCGATGCGGTGAAGGCGTACATGGACGCGCACGCCGACGAGCTGTGCGACGAGTGCAAGCGCCGTGCCGAGATCAACCCCCTGCGTGCGTTCGACTGCAAGAACCCCGGATGCGCCGCGGTGATGGCCGATGCGCCGAAGATCACCGATCATCTGTGCGATGACTGCCGCGAGCACTACGAGACGGTGAAGGGGTACCTCGCGGGCGCCGATCTGGCGTTCGAGGAGGACCCGAAGCTCGTGCGCGGTTTGGACTACTACACGCGCACGGTGTTCGAGGTGCAGGTGACCGAGGGCATGGGCAGCCAAAACGCCATCGGCGGCGGCGGTCGCTACGACAAGCTGGTGGAGGAAGTGGGCGGTCGGCCCACGCCCGGCTTCGGCTTCGCGCTGGGCTACGAGCGCTGCGCGCTGGCGCTGCAGGCGACGGGCTACGAGTTCCCGGCGGCGCATCGCTGCGATTTCTTCGTGGCGTGCGTCGACGACTCGGTGCGCGGCGAGGCGTTCTCGCTCATGCAGGCATCTCGCGACGCCGGCCTGATCTGCGAGATGGACCACCAACACCGCAGCTTGAAGAGCCAGTTCAAGCTGGCCGACAAGCTGGGGGTTTCCATCGTGGCGGTGCTGGGTCCCGACGAGCTGGCCGCCGGGCAGGTGAAGGTGCGCAACATGCGGACGCACGAGGAGCGCACGGCGGACATCGCTGCGGTGAAGACGTTGCTGGCGCATTTCGGCGGCGAGGCGTTCGGCGGCGCGGATGCGTTCGAGGCGGCGTTGGGTAAGCTGGACGCTGAATGAGGATGCCGATGATGCGCGGCGCGAGGGCGGCCGTGCTGTCGGTCGCGCTCGTCGCGGCGCTGGGCCTTGCCGGCTGTGCGACGAGCGAGCCGGCGACGGATGCCGGTGAGGACGCGGAAGCGCCGGTTGAGCAGCCGGCAGTGGAGCAGCCGACGGAGGAGGACCGGTCGCTTGTCGAGCGCACCATCGACACGCCGTACTACACGGTGGTGGTGCCCGAATCGTGGCGCGGCGTGCTCGCGTACGACTACGATGACGCCTACACCATCGACGAGCAGAGCAAGGGTACCGACACCGAGCTGGGCGTAGGCTACAGCACCACGGTCAGGAACACCGAGACAGATGAGGTGTTCGGCGTGACGATGTACACCGACGCATGGGGCCCGCAAGGGCAATTCATGTGCGAGAAAGCGGGCTCGTCAACGGTGATGCCCGGCAACTACGTCGCGGTGGTCAAGGGGCTGACGCAGCCGTTCGACGGCTGGGGTTCGATTCCTCAGGACGAAAAAGATGCCATGACGGCGCAGATGGCGGAGTACGCAAGCTGGGTCGCCGTGAAGTAACCGCGCCGCGTGCGCAATGCGGCGGAAACCGACGAAGGCGGCCGAGGGGCCGCCTTCGTCGTAGGGGGAGGGAAGGTCCTACCAGGTTCCGGCGCTCAGGTTCTTGCCGAGCAGGTAGCCGAACGTGGTGCAGGCGCCGCCCAGGTTGATGCCGGGCACCTTGTAGTCGTACACGTCGCCGTACATGTCGCCCACGACCGTGCCCACGCCGTACAGGCCGGGGATGGGATCGTTGTTCGAATCGCACACGTGCATCTGGATGTCGGTGTTGAGGCCTCCCGTGATGCACAGCGTGTAGGGCTCGTTCTTGATGCCGTAGAACGGCGGCTGCTTCACCGGCAGCAGGAAGCGCTTGTCCTTGTGGAACTCGTCGTCGAGGCCCGTCTCGCAGTACGAGTTGTACCGCTCCACCTGAGCGAGGAACTCCTCGCGGGGGAGGCCCAGACCGTCGGCCAGCTCCTCGAGCGTGTCGGCCTTGACGGCGTTCTCGGCCATGGTGGCGTCGAAGCCGGCGTACTCGTCGGTGGTGGTCCAATCGGTGTTCGGATCGAACAGCGCGGCGATGGCGTCGTAGACCTCTTGCGTGTCGCGCGCCTCACCGCCCACGCGGTCGCTCTGCCAGGGGGCGGAGTCGCGCACCCAGTTCTCGTCCCAGATGAGGAACGCGCATCCGTCGGGCTGCACGCGCTGCGGGTAGGGCATGTAGCCGTACGTGCAGTTCTCGTTGGAGTAGCGCACGCCCTTCTTGTTCACGAGCAGGCCGGGGAACGTGGTGAGCGCACCTTCCGCCCACCAGCGGCACGGGAGCACCTCGTCGCCCATCGTGGCCAGCATGGGGGCGTTCGGCGTGTACTTCTGCCAGGATGCGCCGATCCACAGCGCCAGCTTGAGGCCGCTGCCGTCGTAGACGCCGCCGTAGCCGAAGGGCAGCGCTATGGGGCAGTACTTCGCCACCATGTCTTTGTCCTGCGAGAAATCGCCCGTGGCCAGCACGACGCCCTTCGTTGCCGTGTAACGCGTGTACTCGCTGTTGTGCTTCGCGACGCAGCCGGTGACGCGTCCGGTGTTGTCGCCTTCGCGGTCGAGCTGCACGGCGGTGGTGCTGTAGAAGATCTGGCCGCCGCCCTTCTGGATCTCCTCGGCCAGGGCCTCGACGACGATCTGCTGCGACGCGCCGGCGGCCTGGGCGCCCTCGGCGACGAAGGAGTGCGACACGTTGAGCGTTTTGAGCGGACCGCCGTCCCACCAGTCGGTGCCGCCGTCGCGCTGGTTGTTCTCGATGACGGTGGAGATGCCGTAGGGTTCCATCTTGTCCATGAGCCAGTTCATGGCGTTGCCCGACTCGTCGTAGACGAGCCACCACTTCTCCTGGTCGAGGCGGAAGCTGTTCGACGCGAATATCTCCTGGAAGATGGGCTCGATTTGCTCGCGGGTGAAGTCGAGGCCCAGCTCGTGGGTCAGGCGCGTGTTGAACGCCGCGTTGGAGCCGCCGCGCGACACGGGGCCGTCGCTCGAGGCGATGAGCACGACGTCGGCGCCCTCCTCGACGGCGGACGCGGCGGTGACGAGGCCGCCCACGCCGGCGCCGATGACGAGGATCTCGCACTCCACGGTGTTCGTGATCTTGCTCTCGTCCACGGGCTCGGGCGGGATCTCGAAGTTCCATTTCGCGCTCTGGAACTTCTCGGCATCGAGGACGAGGTCGCCCGACGCGGCGGCAACGCTTTCCTTATCCTGCGGCGCGCACCCGGCCAGGCCGAACGTGCCGGCTGCAGCGGCCGCTCCGGCCACCCCGGCCACCGTGGCGCCTTTGAGGAAGCTTCGACGGTCCATTGATCTTGCTGTTCCCATGGTTCCCTCCTTGATCGGTGGTTCGATGGGGACAGCTTAGGCGCAGGGGCGTCGGCGCGCGTCACTCAAAGTGTGGCATTGGGCTGGCCTGCGCCCAAGAGCTGCGGTATCACTCGAAATGCGTTATTTCTTCTTAGCCCCATCCTCTATACTGGGGCCACGGGATCGCGCCCATGGAAGGGGAGTCATGGATAAAGGGATTGCCGCTGACGAGGGGAGCCCGGTGCTCTTCGTGCGTCCGACGATACTCGACGTGGGTATCGGGGTGCTGTATTTCTTCACGTCGCATATGGTCATTCGAGCGCTGTACTTCATCGGGGTCGATCGCACCGCCGACGAGCTGTCGACGTTCTTTCTCGTGGTTATCGCGTCGACCATTATGGCGCACTTGCTGGCCCGGCCGCTGCTGAAGGTGCGGCGGTTCGCGGAATCGGCGTTGGGCGTTCCGGCGGTCAGCGTGGTGGCGGCGCTGGGAGCGACGCTCGCGCTTGTGTCGATGCTGCCGGTGGTGGGCGTGCTGCTGTTCTACGTGGCGGGGGCGTTGCTGGGGTTGGCGTGCGGGTGGATCATCGTCATCTGGACGTCGACGATCCATGCATCGCGGCCCGAGGGCGATTCGTTCTACCTCGACCCTGCGTTGGCGGTGGCCGTCGTGTGCTACTTTGCCTTCCGGTGCGTCAGCTCGTTCTCCGAAACCATCAGCCAAGGCTTTCTGCTGGCGTTGCCGCTGGTGACCATCGCGTGCATCATCCGCGCCAGCCAGCCGACGGACGAGGGCGAGACGATGGGATTGGGCGAGGGCGCGCGTGCGTTGCAGGTGCTCGTGGTGGTGGCCGCCGCGTTCGCCATCGGGTGCGCCGCGTGCGTGTACCTGTCGGGCCGCGAGAACGACGTGCTGTCGTCGGGACTCAACTACATGGTGCTGTTCGAGGTGCTCGCGGTGATCCTCATGGTGTTCTGCTGCTGGCTCATGAGCCGGTTCGCTCAGCATCGCTCGACGCTGACGCCGCGCGGATCCGCCGTGCTCACGTTCTGCGTGTGCTATATCCCGCTGTTCTCCATCGGCCTCGTGATGGGAGGCGCTGCCATCCCCGCGAACGCGCCGGACGCGCTGTGGGAGAGCAACATGTGGGTGCTGCTCATCGCCATCTTCGCCTACGACATCCGCGAATCGGTGTACGCCATTCGCGGGCTGGCAGTGGGGCTCATGTTCGAGGCGATGTGCATCGGCCAGCTGATCGCGCGCGTGTCGACGCTCGGCCTTTCGTCGTACGCGATGGCGGCGGCGGGCGGGCTGACGGCGCTGTACTTCTTCAGCGTGGGGCGGCAGCTTGCCCGCTCGATGCCGAAGCGGAAGCCGAAGCGCGCCGAGGAGGCGAAGGACGAGGAGCCGAAACGGGAGCTTGCCGAGGCGGGCGAGGATCGCGGCGGGGCGGAGGGCGAGGAGTTGCCCTCGGAGCTGCTGGCGTACTGCCAGAAGCTGGCGCTGGAGAACGGGCTGACGCCGCGGGAGGTGGAGATCTTGGGGCTCATCGCGATGGGGCGCAGCGCGAAGTACATCGCCGAGGAGCTGCTGATCTCGCACAACACGACGCGCACCCACATCAAGCACGTGTACGAGAAGCTCAACATCCACTCCAAGCAGGAGCTGCTCGACCTCGTGCTGTTCGGCTCGGGCATGATGTGAGGCGCGCCCGCGTCGCCGGGGAGGGGGTGCGGCGACGCGGGCGCAGGGACATCGCCGGACCGCCCCGAAAGGGACTCGGGGCGGTCCGGGAGGGATGGCGGGTTAGCCGAGGAACGCGCCCACGGCTTTGCCGCATTCGCGGCCGAGCGTGATGGCGAGGCCCAGGCTGACGCCGGGGATGGGCGTGATGTACTCGTAGCCGAAGCGACGGCCGCAGTCGTTGCCCGACACGTACAGGCCGGGGATGGGCTCGAAGTTCTCATCGAGGGCGTTCTGGTCGCCGTCGGTGATGATGCCGCCGCAGGTGACCATCGTCTCGCCCAGCTCGGGCTCGAACGTGCAGGCGTAGTAGGGCGCCGTGTCGACGGGGAACAGCACGGCTTCGTCGCGGCCGAACTCCTGATCGGCGCCGGCGGCGCAGTAGCTGTTGTAGTTCTCGATGGTCTCGACGAAGGCGGTGACGGCGTCGCCTTCGAGCCCCATCTGCTTCGCGAGGCCCTCGAGCGTGTCGTCGGCGATGAACTCGATGGTGGTCACCGGTCCCATGCCGCCCTTGTCGTCCTCGGCCTTCGCGGGCTCCTCGTAGGTGCCCTTGAAGATGGCGTACGCCTTGTCGAGCGACTCCTGCAGCGAGGCGATGTTCTCGTCCGTGGCCGTGAAGCCGGCATGCTGCGGGATGGTGTACTGGCGGTACGTGGGGAAGTTCGCGTCGCATACGGCGTACTTCGCCTTGCGCGTCTTGTAGATGGTGGAGAGGCCGCGCTGCTCGGACGTGGGGTAGTACTCGTTGCAGAAGCGCTTGCCGTTCTCGTCGATCCACACGGCCTGGGGCAGGCAGTTCATCTTGCCCGGCACCGAGAGGCCCTTCATGTTCATGCCGGGGATGGGGCAGGTTTCCAGGTGCGCGCCGGCCCAGTGGGCCATCTGCACGCCGCGGCCGTCGTTCGCCGACATCGAGGAGAGCTGCTCGTCGCCCACGAGCGCGCCGGCCATGTCGGGGATGAGGTCGGCCATCATCTCGGGGTTGCCGCCGAAGCCGCCGCACGCGATGACCACGGCCTTGCAGGTGAACTTCAGGTTGCCGTCGCTGTTGGTGGCCACGAGGCCGGCCACCTTGCCGTCGTCCATGATGACGTACTGGGCCTCGGTGCCGAACAGGAACTCGGCTCCGGCGGCCTTCGCGGCGGCGCGGTTGTACTCGTGGATCTTCGTCTGGTTGCAGTCGCCGTAGAAGCTGCACACGCTGGGCCAGAACTTGATGGGGCCCAGGTGGTCCATCTGGTGCTCGGTGGGCGGGAAGAAGGCGGTGGTCATGGTGGCGAGGTCGTCGTCGGTGAGGTCCGAGAGGTACCAGTCCATGTTCGCGCCGGAGTTCTGCGCGTACTTCATGACGAGCTCCTGGTTCGGGTAGTTCCCCGTGATGGTCATCCAGTTCTGGAAGAACTCGACCGGGTCGATCTCGGGCACGCCGCGCTCTTTGAGGATGCTCGCGTTGAGCGTGCCGGCCTCGTTGCCCACGGCGGCGAAGGTGTCCTCGGGCTGCTTCTCGACGAGGATGACCTTCTTGCCCTCTTCGGCCAGCTCGCGGCAGGCGGTGATGCCCGCGAAGCCGTGGCCGCAGACGACGACGTCGCAGTCGTACTCCTTCGCGAAGTCGGTGATCTCGGCCGGCGGCGTCTTCCAGCTCGACGCGTTTGCGGCGGAGGCGTTCGCGGAGCCTTCTTCGGCTCCGGCGCTGCTTGCCTGCGGTGCGCAGCCGGCAAGCCCCGCTCCGGCGGCGACAGCGGCGGTGGCGCCGAGGCCCAAGAATGCGCGGCGCGATAGTCCGGTGGTGCTCTTCATGGTGGTTCCTCCCTTGCTCCTTGTGCGGTTCTCTTTGGTTCTTGGTTCGTTCCGCCCGGCCGGGTTCGTGCCGGGTGGATGTCGAGCATGCTAGGCGCTGCGGGCGACGGGCGTAATCGCGGCGTTGGGGGATTCCGTCTCGCGGCCCCTCGCGGAAATGGGGTATATGTGCAAACCCGCAGGTAGGAGGTTCGCTGTTGGGGACGGCTGAGGCGGGTGCTTGCGCTATACTTGAGCGAACGAAGGCATCGCACGACAGAGCGAAGGGAGGGCTCGAGTGCGTTTTTCGCAGGACTTCAAGCTGGAATCGCTGCTGTTCGTCGCGTTTTTCGCCACGCTGCCGCTCTATTCTCCGAACCTCGTGATGTTCCACGATCTGCTGAGCGGGTCGGAGGCGTTCATGCCGCCGTTCGTGAACACGATGATGGTGAGCGCGGTGGCGGCAGGGCTGGGCGTGGCCCTCGTCTCGACGCGTCGAGGCGTTGCGACGTTCGTGCGGTTTCCCGTCGTGCTGGCGAGCACGGTGTGCTATCTCGCGGGATTCGGCCTGTTCGCGCTCACGCTCGGCGTCGAGGGGCTCGGCTCCGAGGGGCTTGCCATGGCGGCCGGCATCGCGGTCTCGCTGGGCGTGGTGCCGCTGTGCGTGGCGTGGGGGACGTACTTGTCCGTGCTCGACCTGCGCCAGGCGCTGCTGTCGTTCTCGCTGATGATCGGCGTGGCGTCGCTGGCGGAGCTGCTGCTGTCGGCGGTGGAGATCCGCGTGGGGCTCGTGGCGTACGGCCTGCTGCTGGTGCTGGGGTGCGTGCTGCCGTGCTGGAAGGCGGCGCGCGGGTCGCTCGCGCGCGTGGCCGGCGGGGCGGGCGGCGAGGATCGCGAGCTCGAGCGCTTCGCCACCGAGGCCGCGGGGGCGATCGGCGGCCGCGAAGGGCTGTTGCGCGGCGTGCGCGGCATGGCGTCGGTGCTGGCGATGCCGTTCGCGGGGCTGCTCGTGTTCGCGTTCGTCATGGGCGTGCGCAAGTTCCTCGTGTTCGACCTGTTCTACGTCGAGGCGCTCGGCGGCATCGTGGCGGCGCTCGTGGTGCTGCCGCTGTGCCTGGTGAAGACGGAGCGGCCGCTGCTGTCGCTGATCTACCAGGTGCTGCTGCCGCTGTTCGCGCTCGTGCTCGTGGTGCTGAACAGCTTCCCGGTGGGCACGGTGTTCCAGTGGCTCGCGGCGACGTTCTCGTACGTGTTCTACGGCGTGGTGGGCATCTTGGCGCTGGCCAGCCTGTGCGCGATGGCCCATGCGCGCGAGTTCCCGCCGACGCTCATCTACGGGCTGACCGTGTCGGGCTTCGCGCTGGCGTCGCTCGGGGGCATCATGTGCGGGGCGCTGCCTCCGTTCGAGGATCAGCAGGGCGGGCCCATCCTGCTGGTGGTGAGCACGATCTACTTCGCGGTGCTCGTGGCCGCGCCGCTGCTGATGGCGTGGCGGCGCGAGGGGCGCGACGGCGGCGATGTCGTGCTGGGTCGGGCGGGCGAGGGTGCGCCGACGCAGCTGCAGCAACGATGCGAGCGGATCGCGGGCGATCGCGGCCTGTCGCCCCGGGAGACGGAGGTGCTGGCGTACCTGGGGCGCGGCCACGGCATCGTGTTCGTGGCGAGCACGCTGGTCATTTCCGAGAGCACCGTGCGCACGCACGTGAAGAGCATCTACCGCAAGCTCGAGGTCTCGTCGCGCGAGGAGCTGCTGCAGCTGATCGACGAGGGGTGAGCGGGGCGTCGGGGCGTGAGCGGTGGCGGTGGCGTTTCGGCGCTGTTTCATGTATACTGCATGTAAAATGCAGGACATGAAAGGAGTCGCTATGCCCGCTTTGCAGGTACGAGATTTCCCCGACGAGCTGTACGAGCAGCTGAAAGCGTACGCCGCGAGCCAGCATCGCAGCGTGGCGCAGCAGACCATCGTGGCGGTCGAGCAGATGCTCGAGGCGGCCGACGCGCAGCACTATTGGGACGGCCGGGAGCTGCACCGCCTGGAACGCCGCCCGCGCTACCTCGATTTCGACACCGAGGCCGAGCGCGCCGCCCGCATCGAGAAGCGCAAGGCGCTGTTCGCGGAGATCGAGAAGCTGCCGAAGGTCGAGGTGCCAGCTGACTTTCCCGATACGGTGGAATTGATTCGGCAGGGGCGAGAGGAGCGCGATGCGTACATCGATGCGATGATCGCCGGTGATATGCGGAAGGCGGCCGGAGCATGATAATCCTCGACAGCAGCGCAGCGGTGGACATGGTGCGCGAAACCGACGAGGGGAAGGCCCTCCTCTCCTTGATGCTCACGGGCGAGACGGTGATCAGCCTGGATCTGTTCTATGCGGAAGTGTCGAATGCGTTTTGGAAATACTGCAAGGCAGGATTTTACGGCGAAGACGATGCGAGGCGCCGCATAGCGAAAGCCATCCGGCTCGTTGACGAGTTTTATCCGATAGAGGACTGCCAGGTTGAAGCGTTCGGCGAGGCTGTTCGCTTGCAGCATCCGGTGTACGACATGATGTATCTCGTGCTCGCGCGACGCAATGCGGCTACGCTGTTCACGCTTGATCGCACGCTGCAGCAGCTGTGCCTGGACAACGGGGTGAACTGCGTGCTGACGGATACGGCGTTCTAGCGGGGCGTTCGCGCGCATTTTGCATGAAGGTAGCTGCTCGGATGCGTGCATCGCACGCACTTTGCACACGCGATGCAGTACAATGACTAGGTTTGAGTAACGTCTGCCGCGTCCTGGACGGACGGCAGATGCAGATAGCAGTGCTGAGGAGCAAGGAACCAACGTTATGACGGACTTCATGAACGAATACTGCATGCACACCGCCACGTGCGGCGAGCTGCGCAAGGGCGACGTCGGCCGCGAGGTCGTGCTGACGGGCTGGGCGTGGCACAACCGCGACCACGGCGGCCTCATCTTCATCGACCTGCGCGATCGCGCGGGCTACACGCAGGTGGTCGTCGACCCCGACTGCGTGAGCGCCGACGACTTCGCGAAGGCCGAGCACCTGGGTCGCGAGTACGTGCTGAAGATCGCGGGCACGGTGCGCGATCGCGGTGCGGAAGCCGTCAACCCGAACATGGCCACGGGTGAGATCGAGGTGCTGGCGAAGTCCGTCGAGGTCCTGAACACGAGCGTCACCCCGCCGTTCTCCATCGAAGACGGCATCGAGACGGACGAGATTACGCGCATGAAGTGGCGCTACCTCGACATCCGCCGTCCCGAGATGTTCGAGGCCCTGCACCTGCGCCACAAGGTGGCCCAGGCCATGCGCGGCGCGCTGAACGAGCGCGGTTTCCTCGAGGTGGAGACGCCCATCCTGGCGAACTCCACGCCCGAGGGCGCGCGCGACTACATCGTGCCGAGCCGTCCGAACCCGGGCCGCTTCTACGCGCTGCCGCAGAGCCCGCAGCAGTTCAAGCAGATGCTCATGGTGGGAGGCGTCGAGCGCTACTACCAGATCGCCCGGTGCTTCCGCGACGAGGACCTGCGCGCCGACCGTCAGCCCGAGTTCACGCAGGTGGACATCGAGATGGGCTTCGTGCAGGGCGAGGACGTGATGAACCTCATGGAGGACGTCATGGCCGAGACGCTGCAGGCCGTGGGCGTCGACCACGCGTTCCCGCTGCAGCGCATGCAGTACCGCGAGTCCATGGACCGCTTCGGCAACGACCGTCCCGACACGCGCTTCGGCATGGAGCTGAAGGACATCACCGACATCGTGAAGGACACGGGCTTCAAGGTGTTCTCGAGCGTGGCGCAGTCCGGCGGCGTGGTGAAGGCCATCAACGCGAAGGGCGCGGGCGACTGGAGCCGCGGCGACGTGGAGAAGCTGGCCGACATCGCGGCCGAGAACGGCGCGAAGGGCATGGCCTGGATCGCGTTCACGACCGACGGCAAGGAGAAGAGCCCCATCATCAAGTTCTTCAGCGATGAGGAGTTCGCCGCGCTCAAGGAGGCCATGGACGTGGAGCCGGGCGACCTGCTGCTGTTCGCCGCCGACACCTACGAGGTGGCGAGCGCCGTGCTGAGCGCGCTGCGCCTGCACATGGCCGAAGCGCTGAACGTGCCGCGCGAGGGCCATCAGCTGCTGTGGGTGGTGAACTTCCCCATGTTCAAGTACGACGAGGACGAGAAGAAGTACGCCGCCGAGCACCATCCGTTCACCCACGTGCTGGACGAGGACGTGGACAAGATCGAGAGCGACCCGCTGGCGTGCGGCAGCTACAGCTACGACCTCGTGATGGACGGCTTCGAAGTGGGCGGCGGCACCATCCGTATCCACAACGCCGACGAGCAGCGCGCCGTGCTGCGCACGTGCGGCCTGAGCGATGAGGAGATCGAGGAGAAGTTCGGCCACCTCATCCACGCGCTCGAGCTGGGCGCGCCGCCGCACGGCGGCATCGCGCTGGGCCTCGACCGCCTGGTCATGCTGCTGGGCGGCAAGGCGTCCATCCGCGACGTCATCGCCTTCCCGAAGACGAGCTCCGCGAGCGACCCGATGACGGGCGCCCCGAGCGCCGTGACGGGCCGCCAGCTCAAGGAAGTCAACCTGCGCACGCTGTAGGGGAGCGGCTTCGGCCAATCCGGAACGCATCGAAACGACCTGCCGAACGGCGGGTCGTTTTTTGTTCGGGGGGGGGGCAGGCGGCCGTCGCGCTCCATCGATGCGAAGCGGCGTCCGTGAAAAAATAAAGGCACCTGTGAAATAGGTCTTGCATTGATGTGAAGGTACCTGTATGATGCCAATCGACAGGTACCTTAGAAACTGCATCGACCTGAGAATCCAGCGCAGGGTTCTCAGGTCAAAGATCTCTCGACAGGAGCTTTGCATGAAACATGATAACAATTACTACTTGCGCGAAGCGGCGCCCGTGAGCGCCATCGCGCACATGTGCGTGCCGTTGCTGGCCGCGATGGGCGTGATGACGCTGGCCTCGCTCGTCGACGCGTTCTTCGTCGGCCAGCTGGGCGACACGGCGGCGCTCGCCGCGGTTGCGCTCGCGCTGACGTTCACCACGGGCCTCATGGCGGTGGGCGATTTGCTGGGCACGGGCGGCAGCACGTTCATCGCGCGTTTGCTGGGCGCGGGTAAAGCAGGGGAGGCCAAGCGCGTATCGGCGACGAACCACGCGCTCGCCCTCGTCTTCGGCGTGATCGCCGCAGTGCTGAGCCTCGCGTTCCTCGAGCCGCTGGCGAACCTGCTGGGCGCGACGGGC is a genomic window containing:
- a CDS encoding response regulator transcription factor; its protein translation is MRFSQDFKLESLLFVAFFATLPLYSPNLVMFHDLLSGSEAFMPPFVNTMMVSAVAAGLGVALVSTRRGVATFVRFPVVLASTVCYLAGFGLFALTLGVEGLGSEGLAMAAGIAVSLGVVPLCVAWGTYLSVLDLRQALLSFSLMIGVASLAELLLSAVEIRVGLVAYGLLLVLGCVLPCWKAARGSLARVAGGAGGEDRELERFATEAAGAIGGREGLLRGVRGMASVLAMPFAGLLVFAFVMGVRKFLVFDLFYVEALGGIVAALVVLPLCLVKTERPLLSLIYQVLLPLFALVLVVLNSFPVGTVFQWLAATFSYVFYGVVGILALASLCAMAHAREFPPTLIYGLTVSGFALASLGGIMCGALPPFEDQQGGPILLVVSTIYFAVLVAAPLLMAWRREGRDGGDVVLGRAGEGAPTQLQQRCERIAGDRGLSPRETEVLAYLGRGHGIVFVASTLVISESTVRTHVKSIYRKLEVSSREELLQLIDEG
- a CDS encoding ribbon-helix-helix domain-containing protein, with translation MPALQVRDFPDELYEQLKAYAASQHRSVAQQTIVAVEQMLEAADAQHYWDGRELHRLERRPRYLDFDTEAERAARIEKRKALFAEIEKLPKVEVPADFPDTVELIRQGREERDAYIDAMIAGDMRKAAGA
- a CDS encoding type II toxin-antitoxin system VapC family toxin — translated: MIILDSSAAVDMVRETDEGKALLSLMLTGETVISLDLFYAEVSNAFWKYCKAGFYGEDDARRRIAKAIRLVDEFYPIEDCQVEAFGEAVRLQHPVYDMMYLVLARRNAATLFTLDRTLQQLCLDNGVNCVLTDTAF
- the aspS gene encoding aspartate--tRNA ligase, translating into MTDFMNEYCMHTATCGELRKGDVGREVVLTGWAWHNRDHGGLIFIDLRDRAGYTQVVVDPDCVSADDFAKAEHLGREYVLKIAGTVRDRGAEAVNPNMATGEIEVLAKSVEVLNTSVTPPFSIEDGIETDEITRMKWRYLDIRRPEMFEALHLRHKVAQAMRGALNERGFLEVETPILANSTPEGARDYIVPSRPNPGRFYALPQSPQQFKQMLMVGGVERYYQIARCFRDEDLRADRQPEFTQVDIEMGFVQGEDVMNLMEDVMAETLQAVGVDHAFPLQRMQYRESMDRFGNDRPDTRFGMELKDITDIVKDTGFKVFSSVAQSGGVVKAINAKGAGDWSRGDVEKLADIAAENGAKGMAWIAFTTDGKEKSPIIKFFSDEEFAALKEAMDVEPGDLLLFAADTYEVASAVLSALRLHMAEALNVPREGHQLLWVVNFPMFKYDEDEKKYAAEHHPFTHVLDEDVDKIESDPLACGSYSYDLVMDGFEVGGGTIRIHNADEQRAVLRTCGLSDEEIEEKFGHLIHALELGAPPHGGIALGLDRLVMLLGGKASIRDVIAFPKTSSASDPMTGAPSAVTGRQLKEVNLRTL